The sequence below is a genomic window from Streptomyces sudanensis.
TCATCGTGGCCACCACGGAGGTGGCCAAGGGGGACGAGCCCGACAGCGCGATCCCGTTCCTGCTGCTGGAGGTCTCGCAGCTGCTGCTCGCCGGAGGCAGACTGGGCGCGCACGAGGACATCGTCCCCGAGGAGCGGTACGAACCGGACACGGGCCCCGACCTGGACGTCGACGACCTGCGGGAGCGGTTCGCCGTGCTGCTGGACCCGGTGGACGTCTTCTCGGAGGTCTTCGACCCGTACGAGCCGCGCAGGGCGCCGGTGCCGTGCCGGATCTCCGACAGCCTGGCCGACATCGTCACCGACCTGCGGCACGGCCTCGCCCACTACCGGGCGGGGCGGGTCACCGAGGCGCTGTGGTGGTGGCAGTTCTCGTACTTCTCCAACTGGGGGCCGACGGCCTCCGCGACGCTGCGGGCGCTGCAGTCCCTGGTCTCCCACGTCCGGCTGGACCAGCCGCTGGAGGCGCTGGACGGGCTGGACACGGACGAGGACGTGGCGGACGAGGCGCTGGCGGAGGAGGCGGGCCGCGTGATGTTCCAGGAGATCGCCGCCCCGCTGGGCCTGCGTTCCGGCAAGTGACCCGGCGGGCCCGGCGCCGGCCCGCCGCCCGGCGCGGCCCCGCGGCGTGAGCCGGGACACATTCGGCGTCGGGGGCGCCGGGGGTGGGCAGGGACCCCGCGTGGCCGGGACGGCGCCCTCGGGCGATCACGTGAGCGGGACGTCTCAGGATGTGGCATCCCGGGGGCGTCCCCCGGCCGCTCGTTAGACTGAGCCGACCGCAAACGGACCGAGCGAGGAGCGCACGTGGGCCTTGTCGTGCAGAAGTACGGAGGCTCCTCCGTCGCCGATGCCGAGGGCATCAAGCGCGTCGCCAAGCGAATCGTCGAAGCGAAGCAGAACGGCCACCAGGTGGTCGTCGTCGTTTCCGCGATGGGCGACACGACGGACGAGTTGATCGATCTCGCCGCACAGGTATCCCCCATGCCCGCCGGGCGTGAGTTCGACATGCTGCTGACCGC
It includes:
- a CDS encoding DUF5063 domain-containing protein encodes the protein MSDATLHAHQPAPDSFAVQIADSIESFIVATTEVAKGDEPDSAIPFLLLEVSQLLLAGGRLGAHEDIVPEERYEPDTGPDLDVDDLRERFAVLLDPVDVFSEVFDPYEPRRAPVPCRISDSLADIVTDLRHGLAHYRAGRVTEALWWWQFSYFSNWGPTASATLRALQSLVSHVRLDQPLEALDGLDTDEDVADEALAEEAGRVMFQEIAAPLGLRSGK